From a region of the Neobacillus niacini genome:
- a CDS encoding ROK family glucokinase yields the protein MKKLIGIDLGGTTVKFAILTEEGEVQQKWSIETDIQDAGKNIVPNIIESINHRLSLYGLSADDFLGIGMGSPGTVDREKGTVIGAFNLNWTTLQPVKELIEAGTGIPFCIDNDANVAALGERWKGAGENGADVVFVTLGTGVGGGIIADGNLIHGKVGAGGEIGHIIVDTEGYQCTCGNKGCLETVASATGVVRLARDFSEKFSGESELKWLIDDGQEVTAKTVFDHAKRGDKLALIVVDKFYYYLGLACGNIGNMLNPETIVIGGGVSAAGEMLLTGVEEYFHKFAFPTVRTSTKLKLAQLGNDAGVIGAASLVKQSSKN from the coding sequence GTGAAAAAATTAATTGGGATTGATTTAGGCGGCACGACTGTAAAGTTTGCCATTTTGACGGAAGAAGGAGAAGTCCAACAAAAGTGGAGTATTGAGACTGATATTCAAGATGCTGGGAAGAACATTGTTCCAAACATTATTGAATCGATTAACCATCGTCTAAGCTTATATGGACTGTCAGCTGATGATTTCCTAGGAATTGGAATGGGTTCTCCTGGAACAGTAGACCGTGAAAAAGGGACTGTTATTGGTGCCTTTAATTTAAATTGGACTACTTTGCAGCCAGTAAAAGAATTAATTGAAGCTGGGACAGGTATTCCGTTTTGTATCGATAATGATGCAAACGTTGCAGCATTAGGCGAGCGCTGGAAGGGTGCCGGTGAAAATGGTGCGGATGTGGTCTTTGTTACACTTGGAACAGGTGTTGGCGGCGGAATTATTGCAGATGGAAATCTGATTCACGGCAAGGTAGGAGCAGGCGGAGAAATTGGCCATATTATTGTAGATACAGAGGGTTATCAGTGTACTTGTGGAAATAAAGGCTGTTTGGAGACGGTAGCTAGTGCAACAGGTGTTGTTCGTTTGGCTAGGGATTTTTCTGAAAAATTTTCTGGGGAATCTGAATTGAAATGGTTAATTGACGATGGACAAGAAGTAACAGCAAAGACCGTGTTTGATCATGCCAAACGTGGAGATAAATTAGCGTTAATCGTTGTTGATAAATTTTACTATTACTTAGGACTTGCTTGTGGCAATATTGGGAACATGTTAAATCCTGAAACTATTGTGATTGGCGGGGGAGTATCAGCAGCAGGAGAAATGCTGTTAACAGGGGTGGAAGAATACTTCCATAAGTTTGCCTTCCCAACCGTAAGAACTAGTACAAAGTTGAAACTTGCACAGTTAGGTAATGATGCAGGCGTTATAGGTGCTGCATCATTGGTTAAACAATCAAGCAAGAACTAA
- a CDS encoding Gfo/Idh/MocA family protein — translation MGKLKIGIIGCGGIANQKHFPALAQFKEISEIVAFCDIVIERAEKAAKEFGTPDAKVYADYRELLKDESIDLVHVLTPNVSHSPITVAAFEAGKHVMCEKPMAHTTEAAQKMIDAWKKSGKKFTIGYQNRFRPEVQSLHKSCEKDELGDIYFAKAHALRRRAVPTWGVFPDKSQQGGGPLIDIGTHALDITLWMMDNYKPVSVTGSVFNKLGNLPEAVEGNMFGPWDPETYEVEDSAFGYIKMENGATIFLESSWALNVLESREAATTLCGTKAGAQINSGMSFRTNELVYNTARNGMLTEEKNSAGGAIAFFEGGSNKPEVLEAKQWLEAVLYDREPLVKPEQAFVVTKILDAVYKSAETGKEIVVEDETVLSK, via the coding sequence ATGGGTAAATTAAAGATTGGTATTATTGGCTGCGGTGGTATTGCAAATCAAAAGCACTTTCCAGCATTAGCACAATTTAAAGAAATTAGTGAAATCGTTGCATTTTGTGATATCGTCATTGAGCGTGCTGAAAAAGCAGCGAAAGAATTTGGAACACCTGATGCTAAAGTTTACGCAGACTATCGTGAGCTATTGAAGGATGAATCCATTGATCTTGTACACGTTTTAACTCCGAATGTAAGCCATAGCCCAATTACTGTTGCTGCATTTGAAGCGGGTAAGCATGTAATGTGTGAAAAACCAATGGCTCACACTACTGAAGCGGCTCAAAAAATGATTGATGCTTGGAAAAAGTCAGGCAAGAAATTCACAATTGGTTATCAAAACCGCTTCCGTCCAGAAGTACAATCTCTTCATAAATCATGTGAAAAGGACGAGCTTGGCGATATTTATTTTGCCAAAGCACATGCGCTTCGCCGCCGTGCCGTCCCAACTTGGGGAGTATTTCCTGATAAATCCCAACAAGGCGGCGGTCCATTAATCGATATCGGTACGCACGCTCTTGATATTACTTTATGGATGATGGATAATTACAAACCAGTTTCTGTAACAGGTTCTGTTTTCAATAAATTAGGTAATCTACCAGAAGCTGTTGAAGGCAATATGTTTGGACCATGGGATCCAGAAACTTATGAAGTAGAAGACTCTGCGTTTGGTTATATCAAAATGGAAAATGGAGCGACGATTTTCCTTGAATCTTCTTGGGCACTAAACGTTTTAGAATCCAGAGAGGCGGCTACTACTCTTTGCGGAACTAAGGCTGGAGCACAAATCAATTCAGGTATGAGCTTCCGTACGAATGAGTTAGTTTATAATACTGCACGTAATGGGATGTTAACAGAAGAGAAAAACTCTGCAGGCGGTGCGATTGCTTTCTTTGAAGGCGGATCGAATAAACCAGAAGTACTAGAAGCAAAGCAATGGTTAGAGGCTGTTTTATATGATAGAGAACCACTTGTAAAACCAGAACAAGCATTTGTTGTAACGAAAATTTTAGATGCGGTTTATAAATCTGCAGAAACAGGCAAGGAAATTGTGGTTGAAGACGAGACTGTTTTAAGCAAATAG
- a CDS encoding MFS transporter: MANAVVQQTNDIVAPQNTEKLSFMTKLSYGFGEFSASVVWSLASSYLLFFYTDVFGIAGGVAAIILLVARVWDCFVDPILGLVMERTKSKHGRFRPYVLYGALALCALNIMTFYTPDLPMTGKIIYAGITYLLLGTVHSMVSVPYGALATVMTRDTNERTNLNSFRGVFGQFAGILTGAAVMPLITLLGNGNQQNGFFYAAIVLSVVSAPLLYLTFRNCKEVIEPVKEERPTIKDSLKAVSSNKPLMFILANLFTVLVGLFGRIGTLTYYCIYVLHRPDLIAVLFTLLSVCGAVGAIILPFFAKFMEKKTIMILGTTITGLAFIAMYFTPATSISMIIVWTIIASLPIGFASPMVFSMVGDCIDEHQVKTGIRADGAIYSVTSLSTKIASAIVGAAAAAILGAIGYVANAEQTPEVVNGINVLVNLAPGIIFILSTIPMYFYKISKARAMENTEELLKRQSQY, translated from the coding sequence ATGGCAAATGCAGTGGTTCAGCAAACAAATGATATAGTTGCACCTCAGAATACTGAAAAGCTAAGTTTTATGACCAAGTTAAGTTATGGTTTTGGAGAGTTTTCAGCTAGCGTTGTTTGGAGTTTAGCATCATCCTATTTATTATTCTTTTATACGGATGTTTTCGGTATTGCAGGTGGTGTGGCTGCTATCATTTTACTAGTTGCTAGGGTTTGGGATTGTTTCGTAGATCCAATACTTGGACTAGTCATGGAACGAACTAAAAGCAAACACGGACGTTTTAGACCATATGTCCTTTACGGTGCACTTGCACTTTGTGCGCTAAATATTATGACCTTTTACACCCCGGACCTGCCAATGACAGGCAAAATCATTTATGCTGGAATCACTTATTTACTATTAGGTACTGTTCATTCAATGGTTAGTGTCCCTTACGGTGCATTAGCAACCGTTATGACTAGAGATACAAATGAGAGAACAAATTTAAACTCTTTTAGAGGAGTGTTTGGACAGTTTGCAGGTATTTTAACTGGTGCTGCTGTAATGCCTTTGATCACATTATTAGGTAACGGAAACCAACAAAACGGGTTCTTCTATGCAGCGATTGTATTATCAGTAGTCTCTGCCCCACTTTTATACTTAACTTTTAGAAACTGTAAGGAAGTTATTGAACCTGTTAAAGAGGAAAGACCAACCATCAAAGATTCATTGAAAGCTGTGAGTTCGAATAAACCTTTAATGTTTATCTTAGCAAATCTTTTCACCGTGTTAGTTGGATTATTTGGACGAATTGGTACATTAACATACTACTGTATCTATGTATTGCATCGTCCAGATTTAATCGCAGTTCTATTTACTTTATTATCAGTCTGTGGGGCTGTTGGGGCTATAATTCTTCCTTTCTTTGCGAAGTTTATGGAAAAGAAAACGATCATGATTCTGGGTACCACCATTACTGGGTTAGCTTTTATCGCCATGTACTTTACGCCTGCAACTAGTATCTCTATGATTATTGTATGGACGATTATTGCAAGTTTACCAATTGGTTTCGCCAGCCCAATGGTTTTTAGTATGGTTGGTGACTGTATTGATGAACACCAAGTAAAAACGGGTATTCGAGCTGATGGTGCTATTTATTCCGTAACAAGTCTTTCAACTAAAATTGCAAGCGCTATCGTTGGAGCTGCAGCTGCTGCTATTCTAGGGGCAATTGGTTACGTAGCTAACGCTGAACAAACCCCTGAAGTTGTGAACGGAATTAACGTGTTAGTAAACCTAGCACCTGGTATTATCTTTATCCTATCAACAATCCCAATGTATTTTTATAAAATTTCTAAGGCAAGAGCTATGGAAAATACAGAGGAATTATTAAAAAGACAAAGTCAATATTAA
- a CDS encoding sugar-binding domain-containing protein, translated as MINTLDTFILNNENYILPFLWMRGEEEPVIREEIARIYECGIKGICVEARPHPDFAGPGWWHDLDIVMEEAKQRGMQVWVLDDAHFPTGYANGLIEKKYPNRKKTFINYNTLDILGAQNEVTVHIPPMLKPKSSWLDIGKPIDKEEQKNNKLISVVAAKLVNEGIIYEELLDLTDSVEGDFLTCTLPEGPWRLFVIYETKTDGGNPKYINMIDEESVSTQLEAVYEPHFERYKDEFGKTFAGFFSDEPAFGNVNGFDFNETIGRKDMPLPWSEETKNMLLDAHGENWRVYLPYLWASSEEMNQCVHTRYTYMDIVTRLYQKNFSNQLGKWCEKHNVEYIGHVIEDNDQHSRLGSGAGHFFRALSGQHMSGIDVIGGQVIFGGAGLERRGVFKGDGEFYHYTLGKLGSSFGHLDPKKKGRTMCELFGAYGWKLGVRDMKYILDHLIVRGINYLVPHAFSMREYPDFDCPPHFYARGHNPQFKHFAHLMHYANRLCHIFNNGTHVAPVAVLYHGESEWTGEYMKMQKPARLLTENQIDFDFVPIDILSDLGTFNGNVENNALHINGEEFKCLVIPYSQYITKELAAFIKKAEGLEIIFVDRRPEGISNLVDGQEALELLGVIEKCKVVALTELAANLKAQGIFDVHVKTPFKDLTYYHYMKENNIYMFQNESAQETFSGEIELNNEEFAIVYNGLENTFENLPVRKENGKAIIYLELKPYESCVVFISDEEQASGFRDYHPVSMKLSDCVKTIDLSTDWKYSLVKNIEYPNFGDVNQMKELVPISKEYPTFTGIIKYEKTFELEEVTKQGILTFENIYEAVEIWINDEYVGMKVCPPYVFEVDSYLKKGTNTIRVEVATTLDRDRFNHPEPPFIVWHDPIDPTGMFGKITLSL; from the coding sequence ATGATTAATACTTTAGATACCTTTATTCTTAACAACGAAAATTATATTCTCCCTTTCCTATGGATGAGAGGGGAAGAAGAACCAGTCATTAGAGAGGAAATTGCTAGAATTTATGAATGTGGAATAAAAGGTATTTGTGTAGAAGCTAGACCGCATCCTGATTTTGCTGGACCAGGCTGGTGGCATGACCTAGATATTGTCATGGAAGAGGCTAAGCAGCGAGGCATGCAGGTTTGGGTGTTAGATGATGCCCATTTTCCAACCGGTTATGCGAATGGGTTAATTGAAAAGAAATATCCGAACCGAAAGAAAACCTTTATTAACTATAATACTCTTGATATATTAGGGGCACAAAACGAGGTTACGGTACATATTCCCCCAATGTTAAAACCAAAGAGTTCTTGGCTTGATATCGGTAAACCGATCGACAAAGAAGAACAAAAAAACAATAAGTTAATTAGTGTAGTAGCAGCTAAGTTAGTAAATGAAGGAATTATCTATGAAGAGTTACTCGATTTGACTGACAGTGTTGAGGGAGATTTCTTAACATGCACTTTGCCAGAAGGACCATGGAGACTTTTTGTGATTTATGAAACGAAAACAGATGGCGGTAACCCGAAATACATTAATATGATCGACGAAGAGTCTGTCAGCACCCAGCTTGAAGCAGTATACGAACCACATTTTGAACGTTATAAGGATGAATTTGGAAAGACTTTTGCCGGGTTCTTTTCTGATGAGCCAGCTTTCGGTAATGTAAATGGATTTGACTTTAATGAAACGATCGGAAGAAAAGATATGCCATTGCCGTGGAGTGAAGAAACAAAAAATATGCTTTTAGACGCTCATGGGGAGAATTGGAGAGTGTACCTGCCTTATTTATGGGCCAGTTCTGAGGAAATGAATCAATGTGTCCATACTCGATATACCTATATGGATATCGTTACTCGGTTATATCAGAAGAACTTTAGTAATCAACTAGGAAAATGGTGTGAAAAACACAATGTTGAATATATTGGCCACGTTATTGAGGATAATGATCAGCATAGCCGATTAGGAAGCGGGGCGGGGCATTTCTTCCGAGCTTTGTCTGGTCAGCATATGTCGGGAATTGACGTGATTGGCGGTCAGGTAATTTTTGGTGGTGCAGGTTTAGAGAGAAGGGGAGTCTTCAAAGGAGATGGAGAATTCTATCATTATACTTTAGGTAAGCTCGGTTCTTCTTTTGGACACTTAGATCCTAAGAAAAAAGGAAGGACAATGTGTGAACTCTTTGGTGCTTATGGCTGGAAGCTTGGGGTAAGGGATATGAAGTATATTTTGGACCACTTAATTGTCAGAGGTATCAATTATTTGGTTCCTCATGCCTTTTCCATGAGAGAGTACCCTGACTTCGATTGCCCTCCGCATTTTTATGCAAGAGGACATAATCCACAGTTTAAGCATTTTGCGCATCTCATGCATTATGCCAATCGCTTATGTCATATTTTTAATAACGGTACTCATGTTGCTCCTGTAGCTGTTTTATACCACGGTGAAAGTGAATGGACCGGGGAATATATGAAAATGCAAAAACCAGCCAGATTATTGACTGAAAATCAAATTGATTTTGATTTTGTTCCGATTGATATCTTAAGTGACCTAGGTACTTTTAACGGAAATGTAGAGAATAACGCTTTACACATTAATGGTGAAGAATTTAAGTGTTTAGTGATTCCTTACAGTCAATATATTACGAAAGAGTTGGCTGCTTTTATTAAGAAAGCGGAAGGCTTGGAGATTATTTTTGTAGACAGAAGACCTGAAGGGATTTCGAATCTAGTAGATGGTCAGGAAGCATTAGAACTTTTGGGAGTTATTGAAAAATGTAAAGTGGTTGCTTTAACTGAGTTGGCTGCTAATCTTAAGGCACAAGGGATATTTGATGTTCATGTAAAGACACCTTTTAAGGATTTAACTTATTATCATTATATGAAAGAAAATAATATATATATGTTTCAGAATGAATCTGCACAAGAGACATTTAGTGGTGAAATTGAATTAAACAATGAAGAGTTTGCTATTGTCTATAACGGGCTAGAAAATACATTTGAAAATCTGCCAGTAAGAAAAGAAAACGGAAAAGCGATTATTTATTTAGAACTGAAGCCTTATGAATCTTGTGTAGTGTTTATTAGTGATGAAGAACAAGCAAGTGGGTTTAGAGATTATCATCCGGTTTCTATGAAGCTCTCTGATTGTGTAAAAACAATTGATCTATCAACAGATTGGAAATATTCTTTAGTAAAGAATATTGAATACCCAAATTTCGGCGATGTAAATCAAATGAAAGAATTAGTACCGATTTCCAAAGAATATCCAACCTTCACTGGGATCATTAAGTACGAAAAGACGTTTGAACTAGAAGAAGTAACAAAACAAGGGATATTAACTTTTGAGAATATTTATGAAGCAGTAGAAATATGGATCAATGATGAATATGTAGGGATGAAAGTGTGCCCGCCTTATGTTTTTGAGGTGGACAGCTATTTAAAGAAAGGTACTAATACCATTCGTGTGGAAGTTGCCACAACATTAGATCGAGATCGTTTCAATCACCCAGAACCACCATTTATTGTTTGGCACGACCCTATTGATCCTACAGGTATGTTTGGAAAAATAACTCTTTCTTTATAG
- a CDS encoding sugar phosphate isomerase/epimerase family protein has product MGNIKLGISLYSFTDEYIKGKFTLEDCIRTAAEYGAEGFELVGTQMLPSYPYASDKVLNEFKAMTDHYGIEFVSYGANADRGVRSDRDLTEDELLQSAIIDLKTANKLGCKIMRAQYLLSPTAFGKLAPYAEAYGIKVGVELHNPETPSSPNIQKYVEVIEKTGSKYLGIVTDFGTFATRPNKPHWDEALANGAPLELLEMAAQLRYDGVSREEARQRLIEAGANGPVMGALQGMYGFVTFYNQPDLEGLKKIMPYNIHFHGKFHYIDENLEEASIPYQDILPIIQNSDFDGYIVSEYEDHLSGRAEVMTKRHLEMQKKILGL; this is encoded by the coding sequence GTGGGGAATATTAAATTAGGAATTTCTTTATATAGCTTTACAGATGAATATATAAAAGGTAAATTTACATTAGAAGATTGTATTCGTACTGCTGCTGAATATGGAGCAGAAGGATTTGAATTGGTAGGAACCCAAATGCTGCCTTCTTATCCATATGCTAGTGACAAAGTATTAAATGAATTCAAAGCAATGACAGATCATTATGGGATTGAATTTGTTTCTTACGGAGCCAATGCGGACCGTGGGGTAAGATCCGATCGCGATTTGACGGAAGACGAATTGCTGCAATCGGCCATTATTGATTTGAAAACGGCCAATAAATTGGGATGTAAGATCATGCGTGCCCAGTACCTTTTATCGCCGACAGCATTTGGTAAATTAGCGCCTTATGCTGAAGCTTATGGTATTAAGGTTGGGGTTGAACTTCATAATCCTGAGACACCATCATCTCCTAATATTCAAAAATATGTGGAAGTGATTGAAAAAACTGGATCAAAATATCTTGGAATTGTAACAGACTTTGGAACTTTCGCGACTCGTCCAAATAAACCTCATTGGGATGAGGCTCTAGCGAATGGAGCACCACTTGAATTGCTAGAAATGGCCGCACAACTCCGTTATGATGGTGTGTCAAGAGAGGAAGCAAGACAGCGGCTGATTGAAGCTGGAGCTAATGGTCCTGTAATGGGTGCTCTCCAAGGAATGTATGGATTTGTGACATTCTATAATCAGCCTGATTTGGAAGGATTAAAGAAAATCATGCCATACAATATCCACTTCCATGGAAAATTCCATTATATTGATGAGAACCTTGAGGAAGCGAGTATTCCATATCAGGATATTCTACCGATTATCCAAAACTCTGATTTTGATGGATATATTGTCTCAGAATATGAAGATCATCTATCTGGCAGAGCTGAAGTTATGACAAAACGTCATTTAGAAATGCAAAAAAAAATACTAGGACTATAA
- a CDS encoding sugar phosphate isomerase/epimerase family protein, protein MKLGFNSAILSECSFEEVIDYAAENEFSCVEICAWPQGKAARKYAGVTHIDVDNLDVDYIKNYSEAKGIKISAIAYYPNALDVDPEKSDYYVAHIKKCIEAANKLDINMVTTFIGRDQKKTIEENLAIMTTVWKPIVEYAEELGVKIAIENCPMLFTKDEWPGGQNLMTTPAIFRRVFELIPNKNFGLNFDPSHFVWQQMDYIKPLYEFQERILHIHLKDIKVYKDRLNDVGIMATPLEYISPKLPGLGDVNWGQYVSALTDIGYRGYAVIEVEDKAFEDSLKSKKDSIKISKNYLSQFFA, encoded by the coding sequence ATGAAACTTGGATTTAACAGCGCAATTTTGAGTGAATGCAGCTTTGAAGAAGTAATTGACTATGCAGCTGAAAACGAATTTTCATGTGTGGAGATTTGTGCATGGCCGCAAGGTAAAGCAGCTCGAAAATATGCGGGTGTCACCCACATTGATGTTGATAACTTAGATGTGGATTACATCAAAAACTATAGCGAAGCAAAAGGAATCAAAATTTCTGCTATTGCTTACTATCCCAATGCTCTAGATGTGGATCCAGAAAAAAGTGACTACTATGTAGCCCATATTAAAAAATGTATTGAGGCAGCTAATAAGCTTGATATTAACATGGTAACAACCTTTATCGGAAGAGACCAAAAGAAAACGATAGAAGAAAATTTGGCGATTATGACTACTGTGTGGAAGCCAATTGTTGAATACGCTGAAGAACTTGGAGTAAAAATTGCAATTGAAAACTGCCCGATGCTATTTACTAAAGATGAGTGGCCAGGCGGACAAAACCTAATGACAACACCAGCCATCTTCCGTCGCGTGTTTGAATTAATTCCTAATAAGAATTTTGGATTGAATTTTGATCCTTCTCATTTCGTTTGGCAGCAAATGGATTATATTAAGCCACTATATGAGTTCCAAGAGCGGATTCTCCACATCCACCTCAAAGATATTAAGGTGTACAAGGATCGTTTAAATGATGTGGGAATCATGGCAACACCGCTTGAATACATCTCGCCTAAATTACCAGGTCTAGGGGATGTAAATTGGGGACAATATGTATCTGCCTTAACAGATATTGGTTACCGTGGATATGCCGTCATAGAAGTAGAGGACAAGGCATTCGAAGATTCACTTAAATCTAAAAAAGACTCTATTAAAATTAGTAAAAACTATTTGAGTCAGTTTTTTGCTTGA
- a CDS encoding sugar phosphate isomerase/epimerase family protein, translating into MTNRVENYEKPKRGVSLYSYAGEFGVTMSLEDMFAEMHDLGARGLEILANSHIEGYPNPSDEWLENWDRLINKYDIVPVEYGHWVDSRLYQGRQLTPEESYEMLVRDFKLANRLGFTVLRTKLGVIDDDLTPVENWKDFIKMALPMAEKYNVRMCPEIHAPTLLKSKMVDEYVEFIEQTGTKYFGLNIDFGVFTTQTLPASEWGPDAFILPESEHSLVEDIIPLLPYVYCCHAKFVKMSEDFQEMTIPYEKIINTLVEHNWDGYMVSEYEGPKKDVTGYAVEQVRKHHVMMKRILGE; encoded by the coding sequence ATGACGAATCGAGTGGAGAATTACGAGAAACCAAAACGAGGGGTTTCTCTATACAGCTATGCTGGTGAATTTGGAGTTACAATGAGTTTGGAAGATATGTTTGCAGAAATGCATGATTTGGGGGCAAGGGGTTTAGAAATCTTAGCAAACTCACATATTGAAGGCTATCCTAACCCTAGTGATGAATGGCTAGAAAATTGGGATCGGTTGATAAATAAATATGATATTGTGCCGGTGGAATATGGACATTGGGTAGATTCACGTCTATATCAGGGAAGGCAACTTACACCTGAGGAATCGTATGAGATGTTGGTTCGCGATTTCAAACTGGCCAACAGACTTGGATTTACAGTTCTTCGGACAAAATTAGGAGTAATAGATGACGACCTTACTCCAGTAGAAAATTGGAAAGATTTTATTAAAATGGCCCTCCCAATGGCAGAAAAGTATAATGTGAGAATGTGCCCGGAGATTCATGCACCTACGCTTCTAAAATCTAAGATGGTGGATGAATATGTGGAGTTTATCGAACAGACTGGAACAAAGTATTTTGGACTTAATATTGATTTTGGTGTATTTACGACGCAAACCTTGCCAGCAAGTGAATGGGGACCAGATGCGTTTATATTGCCTGAAAGTGAACACAGTCTGGTAGAAGATATTATCCCTCTTCTCCCATATGTATATTGCTGTCATGCAAAATTTGTGAAGATGTCAGAAGATTTCCAAGAGATGACTATTCCATATGAAAAGATTATTAATACACTGGTAGAACATAATTGGGATGGATATATGGTAAGTGAGTATGAAGGACCAAAGAAAGATGTAACCGGTTATGCTGTTGAACAGGTTCGTAAACATCACGTGATGATGAAAAGAATATTAGGAGAATAG
- a CDS encoding DUF6379 domain-containing protein, with amino-acid sequence MLEKPCIQSRGFRNVERDEKIIGFQVNIRSLYYRGLWLSQLRPATVTVDGESFSGDQITWTINDVTYTQAEMANLGDVHWGLLEPATLTVAREGGLESGSHEIEVSFTYSCSYFPPVVDTVLGGTHKRTLILV; translated from the coding sequence ATGTTAGAAAAACCTTGTATTCAATCGAGAGGATTTAGAAATGTAGAAAGAGATGAAAAAATTATTGGCTTTCAGGTTAATATCAGATCCCTATATTATAGAGGTCTGTGGCTATCACAGTTGCGCCCTGCCACGGTTACAGTAGACGGAGAATCGTTTTCGGGGGACCAGATCACCTGGACCATTAATGATGTTACTTATACACAAGCGGAAATGGCAAATCTCGGGGATGTTCACTGGGGGCTTTTAGAACCTGCTACTCTAACTGTTGCTAGGGAGGGTGGCTTGGAATCAGGAAGCCACGAAATTGAGGTTAGTTTTACTTATAGCTGCTCATATTTTCCTCCAGTAGTGGATACTGTTCTTGGTGGAACCCATAAGAGAACACTAATTTTGGTTTGA
- a CDS encoding DUF6379 domain-containing protein: MAFSMRLPFVDVVCDDSLVNTYVNGKKLGYEFQIRLSNYRGHFISCIEEFVVAVDGNEVNSDDITFCLNEKEFTLRQLPSLISEFWNLIEPATIKVFAPGGLTEGEHHIDVKMMLRIPYMAVPGSKKEHDYAKLDSCGSKTLSVRD; encoded by the coding sequence ATGGCATTTAGTATGAGGTTGCCATTCGTCGATGTTGTTTGTGATGATAGTCTAGTAAACACATATGTGAATGGGAAAAAGCTAGGATATGAATTCCAAATTCGTTTGAGTAACTACCGTGGACATTTCATATCTTGTATTGAAGAGTTTGTTGTTGCCGTTGATGGTAATGAAGTAAATTCAGATGATATCACGTTTTGTCTTAATGAAAAAGAGTTTACCTTAAGGCAATTACCAAGTCTTATTTCAGAGTTTTGGAATTTAATAGAACCAGCTACGATTAAAGTGTTTGCACCAGGCGGTTTAACAGAAGGAGAACATCACATAGATGTGAAAATGATGCTGCGCATCCCATATATGGCGGTTCCTGGAAGCAAAAAAGAGCACGACTATGCTAAATTAGATTCTTGTGGAAGTAAAACATTATCTGTTAGAGATTAA